The genomic region actagattcgGGGTACCACACACatttatttcagataatggcgtacaatttgatagtagagctttcagGCAATATTGTAACGACttgggcatcacgaatagatactccaccccaacttatcctcaaggaaatgggtaGGCCGAGGCcattaacaaagttatagtcagtggacttaagaagaggttggataatgcgaagggtagatgggtagaggagttgccacatgttctgtggacaaatcggactacgccgcgaaggtccactagagaaacacacttctccatgacttacgaCGCCGAGGCGGTGATTCCTTTAGAATTTGGGTTTCCcacattaaggacgagttcCTTCAGCCCGGGAAATAATGATGGCCTCCTGGGAAAAAGTCTGGATCTGGTTAAGGAACAACAAGAGGCcaccatggtccaaatggcttattatcaacagaagcttaaacaaGGATATGATGATCATGTGAAGCtgaggccactagcgcctggggatttggtgttgagaaAAGTCGTGGGTACTACCAAAAATCCAGCATGGgaaaagctagcaccaaattgggaaggaccatatcggatcatctctgtagcgAGCACAGGGTCATATcgattagctgatctagatgaaaaaattgtacaacgcccctggaaagtaaataacttacgaaggtattattattaataaaaagtatttttgtcGTTCGCCGTTCAGATTATCATTATGcagtttggtttatttattgttgctcgtaagtatcaaacagaaacttggacatgcatggtcctcgaaccacatgccttgtgaaaattgatatcctattgtttgttaaacagaaccttagttatgtcgggtcctcagaccttctactttggggaaattaacatttcaagttactacttctaagtatcacacagaaacttggacatgcatggtcctcagaccacaagccttgtggaaattgacatcctactttttgttaaaaagaagtttagttatgtcgggtcctcggaccctctacTTTGGGAATATTAGCATAAATCATACCACATTAATGTTGAGGTGTTGATGAGCCacttggattgctttatgccACAAACTAAATTCTAAGTTAAATTTTTGATTGTGTATTGCTGTGTCACATATATTATGCTCTTGAGGCATGATTTACAAGTATACGCTAAGTATGTGTACTTTTATTTAAAGTTAcaacaaattgaaatattggaagtggagttagttgttccattcattcattatTGTGCTGATgagtatttttatactaaagattggaagtcaaatgaaaatcaaaccattcaaagtttctcattaatttttgttaatatacattcaaagcaaaaaccttaaaatttgttacataacaAAAAGGGAAGAAGTCCTAACTAGCCTAAGCCTTAAGCCTTGGAAGGGGGGTCCTGCTCGAaagtgctggcagcctctgtTCGTTTAAGCTCTATTTCAAATGAGGTCcagacttgtttccctttatcTCTTGCCACCGGTTGAGGGACATTAGGCTCGACATTTTGGCTCGTAGTCTTCTCGGCGCCATCgccctgttccttctctttgttggaacccttaggttctttaggagttggaatggacTCTGGAATCATGGAGGGGAGCGTGGAAGACGTCGTCTCGGGGGCAGGTGTGATAGGAGGAAGATCTTCAAGCACCTGGATGTCTTAGGGGAGCCAGATGTTTTCAGGCTTCCTCAACTTGGAAGTtgtgggaatccctgccacatttaaggcttcctcccaCACTTGCTGACAATATTCCCGGCACTGCTCGGCAAACTCCTCAATCAGTTGGTTTTCTATCGTCtccaccccttccttgtaagcggtcttcttcgcggcctccatggagtccttgaaggtacgagcctcatccctcatcctagcaagctccttcttcaagtcgGAGTTTTCTTGCTGAGCTTTGGATAAGTCTTTGTCCTtctgacgaagaagcttgcgttgcccctccacctgggtcctcattgtcttcaagctggcctcaGTGCTGTCCCTCTCCCTTTTCTGCTCTGCCAACTATGTGGTTAGTTTCTCATTCTGCGCAAgagcttggcctagggacttctcggtctcctgccTAATCTCCAGTTCAGCTGTAGCTTTCTTCTgagagtcttccacccacttcttgGCAGCGAAGACTTCCTGAATGGCCTATggtgaaatattaaaataaatgcattattagTAGCACAAATTTAAAGTACATAAGAATGGTTTTTTCGTTAGCATGTAATGAAAGCAATAAAGTGAGGATAAGACTTAGTTACTCACCagagccaagtccctttttagcgagAGGAACAGATGCAATtggttcatcttgtccagggcgtccatgtccttgggcagaagaagAGGACGTTCCAAAGCATCGGCTAGGTGGTGAGCGtgaccttgttggaacgccctaatactggattggcaagagattggtgccccgtccagtttcagctcgggagaccagttagccggtgTACGGCATACCTCGGTCAGGTCCCGGTTCTCCCCACTTTTCactgaagaggcacgtcccttgcctttcccagtttttgttgttgttgttgttgttgttgtttcagcttcttctgcctctccgcatctgcctcctcggcctcgttcttcctcttcttcttaggctctggaacgggaggcttaggatcggagagaggagggggtggtggcaaggacgaAGGGACTTGGGACCCACCCGTTTCCTTGTTAGAGACTTTCAAGCCCCTCTTATACATCAGCCTCCGTAGAGTGGCCATATCTTCCTCCTCGAAGCTAGAGTCAGGCTGTGCAATGATTAGACCTTGTATGCCCGAAGTTTCGGCAAGCGTGCgttcttcgtccgagaggatgTCGAGCTGATTCTCTCGAGGTCTCTTAGCTTCCTCGAGTCaaaattggtctatctcctcaTCCAACGATTATTGCGAGGACGCTTGCTCTTCTCAGACGACGGTTGTCTAGGAATGTGCCGAGAGAGGAATCGCTGCGATAGGGCGAGAGCATAGTATGATGGAGGGGTCGTCTGGGAGTTTGCGGTCAGAAAGGAAGCCGGGGCGTGacacgtctatccttctgcgtcaTTTGTCTCCCGCAATGATTGCGTtgtcaatttcttgaaaatccACTGACAAAGGATCGTATCCTAGTATCAGGTGGGCCCCTCTCACTTGCAGATCTTCACtaacaaaaatttcagatcGAAGGACGTGGTTCAAGTCAGCAACGTTGCAAAGGCTTAGACGCggacgtacgtgttgtttatttGTGAAAAGAAACTTCCGAGAAGACGAGCATGGTTAGATTAGCGATAAATATCAAGGCAAAAAGCAATAAtgtgcaataaaattaaaaacggTGAAAGTAACGGGATTGAGTCATGGGTtaggaaatctaactcctatgaAATCACACCTGGCTCTCCCCATTCGATTGGGCAGTGAGAACCGTCAAACCAGTTTTCCGAGGCgatgagatagtcgtctttcatgcctttgttggacttagGAAGACAGGATATCAGTCTAATGATGCTAGACCTGGATTTAAGGTAGTATCCTACGCTtctaagtttatggcactcgttcATAtagacaacgtcgtgccatgtaaggttcagacccatttgctcgtttaaagcatcgacacaacctaagaccctaaaaacgtttggtgtgcactgatctgggcataacctatggttacgtaGGTATTCACTGGTTATgtttttcatggggagggtcatcccacatTCTAGGAAGGCAATGATGGGAATGATAACTTCTCCTTCTCTCCTAGCGTCACCTATGGCCTCTACTGGGCAATATTTCAAGCCTACGTCGAGAGGAATAtgatatttggccctaaaaccctccataccggcgtcagtatctactaaacacttaaatcgacccatttggtgggaATGAAAACGAAAGTTTAAAGAAGGAAAGGGATCTAaatggtggccgaggacagaagcagacaaggaatgagtaaagaaaAGTAAGAACTTACGGGAGTTGAttaggcgattcttcacgagcttcttgaaagaaaagataatgattggcacttagatgtgattgatttttGAAAGAATGGATGAAGATACGGGTTCCCAAGCGTTTTGACATGCGGGAGACGGCCTCGAAATTAAAATTCTCCTGCTCAATTTTTTAGAGCAAATCTGGGCCGTTGGATGCatatctcaccgttgaacgtggggaacaggatgtaacttacagacataaatgcgcgcgttccgggtttcgaagcgtcagagaCGGCTTAAGGGAACAAAATGACCCCTACACGTGTGGCAGTTTGCAAAGTGTGTGTAGGGCGTgctgtttggttcaaaactctatttctctcctcggatatgagggaaaaataaagttttgaagggctattgtggggggtgaAAGTacttgaataaacgtttggttTTAGGCCTGATTGGTTGGTACAAGTGTGTTTgatcagggtctctaggcccacaggtcagttcGCACTATAATGGTTcaaggagttgtccgaggaggagtatctcctcggacaggcccaacaaaaaccctgggacttgctaaacggcctagaggcagaattctggaagaactggtgagtaaaagtgtgatccaagcaccctttagaagcaggaacgtgtgagaaatatctgaggaaaaagctgctacctccacattaaaggccctgcatctacctccctggccgcattaatggagaaatgacctctaaacagtagaattcagccttcctgctattatttgaagacttcaagaaggtggtggatgggacaagtacctaagaggaagatttgtgtgacacgtggatgaaacagggaagaagaagagatatataaaaagacgagagaggaaagaagagaggGATATTCTTCTTGGCTgaaaaactaagaattgtaatcttttgctcaGAAAGggaaatattatataaatggtcctcggcttacgtccgatgagGGTTTTAATCCATATATAATCCAAGACACAATGGATGACGATGATACAGTATGTGCTAAAAAAGAATCTAAGATAGAGTCTACATCTCCAGTTCAAgacaaaataaaacaagatgATACAGAGCACATTAAAGAAGTATCTAAGATAGTGTCAATGGAGGAAGACTGTAGTGTTCACATTGCTGGGCAAACTCAATCTAATAAAAAACCTGGCAGCAAAACACCCTTATCTCATAATGTGGTAAGTGAATTAGTATTtgttattcatttattttaaatgtgttTAGGATGTTTAGTAGtaacatgagttttttttttatttttttttattgcacaaGATGTGGATATGATGCAATTAACTTTCCCTCATAATGTTCGACTTAATGCATCATGTGTTACACCTTCTAGCAAGCCTAAAGTCACCAGATCACAAAAACGCAGCCCAATTGTCACATCACAAGCTGAAGTTCCAAAAGTCAATAAAAggcaaaaaatcaaagattcaTCGCAGGTGAGTTCATGAATGTGTACATTGATATATAAGGGTGcgaaaacaacaaatttttatatgCTAATTTGATTATACTATATTCTTTTAGGAATCTAGATTGGGTGATGACGAGGATATGAATGAGTTCGAACCATTTACTGAAATGGAGAAGATCATATGTAactacatttttaataaaaattttgaagagagGTTTGTCCTTTTTGAAGTTGgtattaaaaataatgaatttattgaATAAGCTCTAACATAAGAATTTGTCAATGAATAATGTTTAGTGAAGTTCTTGTTTCCATGAAATATGAGTATGGTGATCGTGCAGCTTTCAATACCTTGCTCCCTAACCAATGGATAAGCAGTCAGGTTAGCGTATGAAATTTAAATACACtaataaatatttgtgttgtttatttatacaataattataacattatgttgtattttagattattaattTGTTCGTTTGCAAGATGAGGATGGAAGAAAACAAATATAGAGACATGTTTGTGTGGTATTTGCCAACGCATTTTGCTGTAAGTTTTCCtaatattttggtttttgtgcttatagtgtttaatttgtttttcttgaatATATGTTTTGGATTGTGCATGTTGAGTTTAATTAATACcgtactttttttaaatttttatatatttttgtagcaaaaaatgCTTGAAGAAGATGGCAATCCCACACTAGAATGGTTTAAAAAGACATATAGGGATGATGACAAGTATATGTCAAATTTGGTGAAGTGTGAACGGGTAATTTCACTTAGCGCGCGCACACACATGTATATTACATTTACACATGCTAATACATTGTTCATTTGTACCTGTAGATTTTTATCCCTATGAATGACAATAATAGTCATTGGTACTTATGTGTCGTTGATTTTgcaaaaagaattatatatatactggACTCTTTGCAAAGTAGAACTAGTGAAGGCATTCgaacaaaaaatgttaaaactgTGGTATTGTTTCTTACTCTTTCTACTCAataatgattgtttttaatgtaattttgcTAGGTATTGTACTAAAAATAACTGATGTTAAAATCCAACTTTGCGATAGGTTACAGGCCTTGATAAGTTGTTgagttttttggagaaagaCAAGTATATTGATAATATTACCAGATTTAAATTCAAATCACCCATCTCAAATCCTCAACAAAATAATGGGTAGGTACCAAATTGTACTAGTACATATGGATAACTATTCTATGCATTTTTcaaattgcaaaattttaacaattttcattttttaggtatGATTGCGGGATGTATGTTATAAAACACATGTTTACAAATACTTCCAGCAGGCATTTACCCCTTTTGGtaataattttctttgaattaaatactaattttcacataatttttttaaactacttCTTAATTACATGTCTAATTATTTGTAGGAGAGTTGGTCGGAACGTTTACGGTACAAGTTGGCAGCAAGTCTAGTGCTTTCAAAGAATAATGATCAACATTCAAGAATTGTTGAAATTGCTAGAAACATTCCACTACAGGAATATTTTCGGTCACTCAAAGATTAGTATAAAAGAATGAATAGGATACTGTTTATGAGTTAGTGATTTagtgaattgaattttttttttttaatgaatgggagattgattttttatctttcatATAGTAATTTAGTGAATTGCTTTCTATTTTTCTTATGAATGTGAggctgaatttttattttttgttatcacATACGTTTTTGTTGTGCACAAACTGTTTTGATTTCAGCTGCTTGGTTTAAAGAGCTTCTGACATCTCCCCACTCTCTTCATCTGAAGCATTGAACAGATTTTTGGTTTGTGTAAAGGTCATATCATAGTAATTGATGTTTTTGAGTTTCTTTTTAGACCCATCTTGAGTTTAGCctattttagtgttttttagAGGTACTTGAGAGAAAAGTTTGTGGCCTTTTTACCAGACTAGCAAATATGTGTCTTTCTTGTAGGATATTGAGTACAATGTGATAAAttatagttttcaattttaatgtgGTAAAGCAAGTACTCTTGACTATTGTGGTAGTCTCTTTTGGcttagaagcaaaatatatattttcttgaaGATTGTGTCTTGAATAATAAGTGCTGGAGTTGCACTTCATCTTCAAGTATATTTTATTAAAGATTGTGTCTCGATTAATAAGTGATTTGGTTGTATTTTCTGCAGATTAGTGTTTGGATCTTGGTGGGAAATCTGATACCTGTTGGCTATATACAGTTTGTTTAGGTGTCTAATAATAGTGGATGCAGCTAACGTATTAGAATGTCACAATACCATGACTGCATTGCAGGAAGAAACGCTTTACAACCTAAAGGTAAGTTAAAATGAATCAGTGgttgtgtttttggtgcaaacttagccaaaaatagaaaagaaataaaagagaaaacagTCACTGTAGATTGCTACTCTTGATCTTTGGTGTCAAAAAAATAGTTCTCTAGATGAATAAAATTACTTCTGCCTTGGACATCATTAATTTGCCAAATAGTTAttttgggaaaaacaaataataattgcTCTGCATTTCTGAGAGGTTAGTTGTATCATTGATTTGCCTCTCTTGATTATATTTGTGGCTTTGGACATCATGCAGGTCAGTATTTGGTCAGGCCCAGTCAGATGTTGCCCCAGCTTCCAATCTTAAGAGAGTCTCCAGAAACAAAATCTTACTCTTCTACAAGTAGTTGTATTTTTACTTATTCATTTTAGGTGATTCATCAGAAGTAAAATGATCTGTTTTTGATGCTCTTCCatatattacaataaaattatttttgttgttgaactgGTATGTCTGGTTTGAATTTCCTAGCAATTGGTTTTTTTCAATTGAGCTATTTGggaaccaaaaaatatttgctGAGACAATTTAGGTATACTTTATACATCACAATTTTGGCCCCTATAGCTAGTAGAGCATATCAGACTTTTGTTTTGAGATGTAGCAATGGTTAATTGTGCATTCAATAAATTGTGCTAAAAACTAGCAGTTGTACCAAAGATAATTGACAATGTTGCacattgtcttttattttaatcttggCATGTATGTTGCCGCATATGAACATTTCTATGAATTCTACATCTTTTTTTCAATGGGTTTTTCTGAACCTTATCAATAACGCAATATTTATACTTAGTTAATGTCATTAGTGTGGTATGCAATTTATAGTTAAGGAAATGTTAGTATCAAGTCTGCAGGAGCGActgacttgtattttttttttttttcctttccttgagAATGACTTGTGCGTATTCATGTCAATGAaaaggaaaagcaaaaaaataataaagagcGTGAGAAATTGAGAGATGGTCGCATGGCTTTTATCTAGCCTTTACAATCATTTAGGAAAAACAttgcaagttgaggagttgagCAAGCTTGACTTCACAAATACAAGAAATCACATCAGAATAACTCTTGGCACGTTGCAATGTGTTGCTAGAAAGAGGCCAGCATTAATGTCCAATTGCAATCATATGGTTCTTAGCTATGGTTCACAGCTTAGCATTATCCAATAGATATATCATCTATGAAGATGTCGTTTATATCTAATTCGTATCATTTATCAATACATGGACAGCGCATAACAGCATAAGTGAGATTTGTTTGGtctaaaaaatttctaacatGCCTGAGTTAGTAAGGGGGTTCGATATGAAAGTGGTCTTGGTGAATCATCGTCAGAACTACTATCAGAACTGcttccatcatcatcatctgtGTCAGTAGTTTGTTTACTCTTTGATGTACCTCCAATTTGTGCACGCTTTCCCTTCTGAAAGAAACAACAATTTACTAGCtattaacaattattattattattattttttaaattcagtatcatcatcatcatcatcatcataaatAGCTCTAGCCCTGTCTAATCACTGATTTACAGCTTATTCAATAAAATCAattctagcaaaaaaaaaaaatttaatattctcaatacataaaaaaaataaagcaaatgcAATTTATTCCAATATTtcataaaaactacaaaaataagGTTCTTTGCAAAATTGTAGTAATTATTTCACCTGAAATATCTTCCCAAGAATTTTTAAAGCCATTGCACGAGCTTTAAGTTCTTCTTTCCTAATTTGGTTTTCCCTTAGCACCTGCAACAATATTTAAACATGAGCATGACCTTCTGTATGAATAACTACTTATTAGtaggaaagaacaaaaatggaACATGAACAAGTTTTAGTTAATTGGAGGAAACAGGGAAATTACCATTTGGCACACATGTATTAGAGTTACTTCAATATCTACTATATTCAATTTCCATAACGAGTTCATCAATGTGTCTTTATTCAGGCGAACATGTGATTCAACATCATTTTCAGGGGCACAACCATCCATTTTAAATTGGCGTCGGATGTCTTCTTGAAGTTGCAGTAACTGAAAAGCACCTGAATATATTTTCTCAATGCAATTAGGCAGCGAAGCATCAAAAGTTCCAAGCAGAAATGTGGTTttaggaagagagaaagaagagagaggaaggaggagggaggggggagggggggtgtGTGGTTAGCTCATATATTAACAACATACCTTTAGCTGCAGTTATCTGAGACTTCCAAAAATGTCCTTTATTGCGAACCCACTTAGCTAAAAATGGGACTCCTAGATAAATGGCTTTCTTTCCAAGCTCTAGTGCTGCTTGTCTAGAATATATGTAGCCAATAGTGTGTAATATGTCAACTCCAGAAGCTGCATATTAAGACAATAGAAATCACTTACCAACATCATGTGTGTGCACTAGTGGCAGGCTCAAACGTAAATTTGGTGTCTGTAACATTTTAGAATAGAATTACAAACATTAATACATTTATCAGTGAAGTAGAATATTAACTAAAGGCTACTTAACAGGTTTGTACAAATGACTAACTGTTGCCTATAATTTATTTACACAATGAAAACTTTTGGGTTCTCTAAATTGATAGAAATTAACTTTGGTTAAGCCTGTGTAAGAGTCTCATCCCAAAGAACATGTTTCCATAGTTGAGGCATAAATTATAGACAACATTCAGCCTTATAACGCATCATCATCTAAATTTCATTGCTATGAAAGTAGTCTTTTGCTTCAACTGAATTACAAGAGAGTGAATATGATTGaggaaactaatttttttttaccacaaaGAAGTAGAACTTTGAAAAATAACCAACTTATACACTGAAGAAAGTGAAGAAACTGATGTTGGAACTCTTAGGAACCAAGGTGTATCTAAGTTCAAAAAGGTATTTTTATCAGGAACCGAGAGTAATTAATCTTTCAATGTAGATTGTCATATTCCCTTTTTCATTTTCCcctactttctttttctctcaattgTCAACTCTCATTCTTGGCTAAGCCCTTAGAATCTGAGTAACTTCTTTAGTCACCACTTTTCCCTCTCCTTGTTCATAATTTAGATTAATGATTATCATGGAATATAAacgatgaaaaacaaaataaaataaagagatcTATGAAATGTATATATGAATcaagtttatgaaaaacaaaataaagagatCTATTTGAACTCAATTTTTAAGGTATAATATTGTTGAAATATCATAAATTCCTTTCCTGTGAAATGTGAAACTACGTGGAGAATTATTTATACAATATAAGCTCTTATTAGgggtaaattttattaaatcaggcaaacaaaaaagaaaaaaagagtccTGAAAGACGGCATTAATCATTTTCTCTACCAACAGTAGCAATTGTTACTAAAGTTGAGAGTAAAAATGTGACTTACAACTTATTTTTGTCAATATTGTAGAGTAATGGAAGACCTAATGTGCTGAATCATTCAATATTGGTTGTTAAACTTTAGAGTTAGAGATCCCTTGCATAGTTTAGGAAGAAAATCATTAAAACACATAATATATAGGCAAAACAAATAACCCTGCACTACCAACATtatgtttaaaatgtaatttgaagGGGCAGGATGAAGCTTAACTAACCTGCACCAGAAAGCCGTCTAGCTTCAGATTCTGCACGCCATAAGAATCCCTCTTTGTCACCTTGAACGTATTGATTAAGAAAACTTCTCAGTGATCTAGCTagcttttcttctctttctctctgaaCAGCCTACATTATATATAGTTGCACACCAGGAAGTTGCTGGTATAGGTTAGAGAAATTTACCATAGAAACCAAGTAgggtttgattattttttaatgtactAGAAAACATAAATAACAGTAGCTATCAGTGAAGGATGATAATTTAAGCAAGGCGTAAGTTAAAGCTACATCTGGCTGTAACTCGGGAGATCTGAAAAAGGCCAAATGATGTCCAGGTCATGTCAAGAGGGATTCTAATTTCTATTCAGATCCACAATGGGTATTTGGCTGATGGTTGCAGCCGGCTAATGCTTCTGATTTGTTTGTGCCTCAGAATTCTAATCACAAAGCATACAAACTGAGAAACAGAATGACATCCAGCTGGGTACAATGTGaaaatatcaacaacaaaaaaattctgATCAAACATCTTgcaaccattttattttgagtttggCTAACTTACATGGAGAAATATGCTAAAAAGACTGCTACTTCCAAAGAGTTAAATACTTGCAGAACacaatgatatttttaaattaactgGACTTGCCTTCAATTAGGAATGTTGAAATCTGCCCCCATCATGATTAAATGTCTCCAACATAATCTGTTTGTAAATTAGGTGAGTCAACTGGTGCATCTGATGCAGGTTGTTCCATGAATTCATGTGAGTTGTCACTGTCAACATGTTCACCTTGATGAATATGGATAGATGGACATGTGCGCCTTGTGTGTCCAACATCTCTACAGTTACTGCATCGCCTAACTTTGGCACTGCTATTACTTGTGCTACCATGGTCACCTTTAGTCTTTACAATAGCTGGGTCATGAACATTTCTTTTGATTCCAACTCTACTATGTATCCCTTCTccatttgcatttatatttgaattgtaaAGTTCTTCCATGCGGCATTTCAACCTTGCTATTTCAACTTTCAATTCTTCAAAGCCTTCTTTTGTTCTTGAGCCAAAGAAACACATCTGACTACAACTAAAAGACAATGCACTAAACCGTGCCATACTTATGACATCCGGAGAAATTTGGGATTCATGTTTGTCAGATAGGTCAGACTTTGCAGTTTTCAGCCATCTCTTCATTATACATGATGGTGGAATCTGTTTCAAATGTTCAGCCTTCATAATAGCAAATAAGTGCGCACAAGGATATCCATACGATTCAAATAGCAAACATGAGCACTTCATATGTTGATCTTTTGGATAATACACAACCTCCCATTTTGAGTCAAGACATTCATATTGAGTTAAGGTATAGGTACGATAACCTTCACTCTCTGTGCTATCAAGCACAATGAAAGTTTGTTCATTCATTATTTCTTCCTGAACCCTGCTGAACATCTCCCTTGTCAATATATTAGCAGCATGCTTCTCAATTTTAACTAACTT from Castanea sativa cultivar Marrone di Chiusa Pesio chromosome 11, ASM4071231v1 harbors:
- the LOC142617922 gene encoding putative ubiquitin-like-specific protease 1B, yielding MMQLTFPHNVRLNASCVTPSSKPKVTRSQKRSPIVTSQAEVPKVNKRQKIKDSSQESRLGDDEDMNEFEPFTEMEKIICNYIFNKNFEESEVLVSMKYEYGDRAAFNTLLPNQWISSQIINLFVCKMRMEENKYRDMFVWYLPTHFAQKMLEEDGNPTLEWFKKTYRDDDKYMSNLVKCERIFIPMNDNNSHWYLCVVDFAKRIIYILDSLQSRTSEGIRTKNVKTVVTGLDKLLSFLEKDKYIDNITRFKFKSPISNPQQNNGYDCGMYVIKHMFTNTSSRHLPLLESWSERLRYKLAASLVLSKNNDQHSRIVEIARNIPLQEYFRSLKD